In the Chroococcidiopsis sp. SAG 2025 genome, one interval contains:
- a CDS encoding DUF1517 domain-containing protein, producing MSSWRDRMNRMSGRTRFVGCRIFLHLAGQEVAPLLGILNRQAREAIDTDGDIEAVGEGLVEICQSLLQYDEYWLSGANEGDVFWDEGAASDYFNELFTDSAQRYLSEPDLSSPATTDESFSLPVTRNLVVMLSVVYDGEVPELETNLADINAMKAGLKALINLHYQKRLWAIQVQFSPAQFGEELTNDQLLLHFPELVPL from the coding sequence ATGAGTTCATGGCGCGATCGGATGAATCGGATGTCAGGGCGGACTCGGTTTGTTGGCTGTCGGATATTTCTCCATCTTGCGGGGCAAGAAGTAGCACCGCTATTAGGAATTCTCAACCGTCAAGCAAGGGAAGCCATAGATACTGACGGCGATATTGAAGCCGTAGGCGAAGGTTTGGTAGAAATTTGTCAAAGCTTGCTGCAATATGACGAGTATTGGCTTTCCGGTGCAAACGAAGGCGATGTGTTTTGGGATGAAGGTGCAGCCAGCGACTATTTCAACGAATTATTTACCGATTCTGCCCAACGCTACTTAAGCGAACCAGATTTAAGTTCACCCGCTACTACAGATGAATCTTTTTCCTTGCCCGTTACCCGTAACTTAGTCGTCATGCTAAGCGTAGTTTATGACGGGGAAGTGCCAGAATTAGAAACTAATCTGGCAGATATAAATGCGATGAAAGCTGGATTGAAAGCCCTGATTAATCTGCACTATCAAAAAAGATTGTGGGCAATTCAAGTCCAGTTTTCCCCCGCTCAATTTGGCGAAGAACTAACAAACGATCAACTATTACTACATTTCCCCGAATTGGTTCCTTTATAA
- a CDS encoding prephenate/arogenate dehydrogenase, whose translation MNIGIIGLGLIGGSLGLDWRSQGHKIFGVSRRESTCAQAIACGAVDTASADLTSLKTAEVIFICTPLAAIRPTVEQLIPHIDPATVLTDVGSVKAPIVDAIAPLWQNFVGGHPMAGKAESGIEVAQTGLFIGKPYAIAAIDTTPPTAVQVVEQLARSLQATIYHCHPADHDRAVSWISHLPVMVSASLIAACASEPNPAVLELAQQLASSGFRDTSRVGGGNPELGVMMARYNRPELLRSLQQYRDRLDEIAQLIVREDWQALEQQLNSTQLARPKFLRE comes from the coding sequence ATGAATATCGGTATTATCGGACTAGGGTTGATTGGTGGCTCGTTGGGCTTAGACTGGCGATCGCAAGGACACAAAATTTTCGGTGTCAGTCGGCGCGAGTCTACTTGCGCGCAAGCGATCGCTTGTGGTGCTGTTGATACGGCTAGCGCCGATCTTACCAGTCTCAAAACCGCAGAAGTTATTTTTATCTGCACTCCTTTGGCAGCAATTCGCCCTACCGTAGAACAACTAATTCCCCACATAGATCCAGCAACAGTTTTAACAGATGTCGGTTCGGTAAAAGCCCCAATTGTAGACGCGATCGCCCCCTTGTGGCAGAATTTTGTGGGCGGACACCCCATGGCTGGTAAAGCTGAGAGTGGGATTGAAGTTGCCCAAACAGGACTGTTTATCGGCAAGCCTTATGCGATCGCCGCGATTGATACTACACCACCAACAGCCGTGCAGGTTGTCGAGCAATTAGCGCGATCGCTCCAAGCTACTATATATCATTGTCACCCAGCCGATCACGACCGCGCCGTCAGTTGGATTTCTCATTTACCAGTCATGGTTAGCGCCAGTTTAATTGCTGCTTGTGCCAGCGAACCTAACCCAGCAGTTCTGGAATTGGCACAACAACTTGCTAGTTCTGGATTTCGCGATACAAGTCGCGTTGGAGGTGGAAATCCTGAATTAGGAGTGATGATGGCGCGGTATAATCGCCCAGAGTTGTTGCGATCGCTACAACAATACCGCGATCGATTAGATGAAATTGCGCAATTAATTGTACGAGAAGATTGGCAAGCTTTAGAACAGCAATTAAATTCAACTCAGCTAGCTAGACCGAAGTTTCTTCGAGAGTAG